One Prunus dulcis chromosome 8, ALMONDv2, whole genome shotgun sequence DNA window includes the following coding sequences:
- the LOC117636548 gene encoding (S)-8-oxocitronellyl enol synthase CYC2-like, with protein sequence MSWWWAGAIGAAKKKFDPNDAPPKYQSVALVVGVTGIVGNSLADILPLPDTPGGPWKVYGVARRARPDWNADHPIEYIQCDLSDPHQTHSELSQLTDVTHIFYVTWASKPTEAENCEANGNMFRNLVDAVIPNAPNLQHICLQTGRKHYVGSFEMLGKVEPHEPPFHEDLPRLNVPNFYYILEDILFEEVKKEGLTWSVHRPSVIFGFSPYSLMNIVGSLCVYAAICKHVGKKLRFSGSRAVWNGYWDASDADLIAEHQIWAAVDPYAKNEAFNCSNGDVYKWKHLWRVLAEQFDMEFEDFDDDDEGELRPSMEEMMKDKGPVWDEIVRENGLVPTKLEEIGNWWFVDVMFGVESSVDSMNKSKEHGFVGFRNSRTSFVTWIDKMKSYRLVP encoded by the exons ATGAGCTGGTGGTGGGCAGGAGCCATAGGAGCTGCAAAG AAAAAGTTTGATCCCAACGATGCACCTCCCAAGTACCAGAGCGTGGCACTGGTGGTTGGGGTCACGGGGATCGTGGGCAACAGCCTTGCCGATATCCTGCCGCTCCCCGACACCCCCGGTGGGCCCTGGAAGGTCTACGGGGTAGCCCGCAGGGCCCGCCCGGATTGGAACGCTGATCATCCCATCGAGTACATCCAATGTGATCTCTCAGACCCTCATCAAACACATTCTGAACTCTCCCAACTGACCGATGTCACACACATCTTTTACGTCACTTGGGCCAGCAAGCCCACGGAAGCAGAGAACTGCGAGGCCAATGGCAACATGTTTCGAAACTTGGTGGATGCTGTGATCCCAAATGCACCAAATTTGCAGCACATATGCTTGCAAACAGGTCGCAAGCATTACGTTGGTTCATTTGAGATGTTGGGAAAAGTTGAGCCTCATGAGCCTCCGTTTCATGAGGACCTCCCGAGGCTCAACGTGCCCAACTTTTACTACATATTGGAGGACATTTTGTTTGAGGAGGTGAAGAAGGAGGGGTTGACATGGTCAGTGCACAGGCCTAGTGTGATTTTCGGGTTTTCGCCATATAGCTTGATGAACATAGTGGGGAGTTTGTGTGTTTACGCTGCGATATGTAAGCACGTAGGGAAGAAACTGAGGTTTTCGGGGAGCAGAGCAGTGTGGAACGGGTACTGGGATGCCTCAGATGCTGACCTGATTGCTGAGCATCAGATATGGGCAGCAGTTGATCCTTATGCAAAGAATGAGGCTTTCAATTGCAGCAATGGGGATGTGTATAAGTGGAAGCATTTGTGGAGGGTTTTGGCAGAACAGTTTGACATGGAGTTTGAGGactttgatgatgatgacgagGGCGAATTGAGGCCGAGCATGGAGGAGATGATGAAAGATAAGGGGCCAGTGTGGGATGAGATTGTGAGAGAGAATGGTCTGGTGCCTACAAAATTGGAAGAGATTGGGAATTGGTGGTTTGTGGATGTCATGTTTGGGGTAGAGTCAAGTGTGGACAGTATGAATAAGAGCAAAGAGCATGGCTTTGTGGGGTTCAGGAACTCAAGGACATCATTTGTAACTTGGATTGATAAGATGAAATCTTACAGACTTGTTCCTtga
- the LOC117637448 gene encoding zinc finger SWIM domain-containing protein 7 translates to MSASSLVAEAVWKAIESTGSVTDDQLSILHFLFGKNLERATRIVDQRGVKRVLGEPSGRSIFQVVGESRRKEEYFCFAEHYCACYSFFYDIVNRGEQLCCKHQLAARLASSLGACIEVKVSDEQLALLLSKL, encoded by the exons ATGAGTGCAAGTAGCTTGGTTGCAGAGGCAGTTTGGAAGGCCATTGAATCAACTGGTTCAG TGACCGATGATCAGCTCTCCAT CTTGCATTTCTTGTTCGGCAAGAACTTGGAGAGGGCAACAAGGATAGTGGATCAAAGAGGTGTCAAGAGGGTTTTGGGTGAGCCCAGTGGACGTTCCATCTTTCAG GTCGTAGGAGAATCCCGGAGGAAGGAGGAGTACTTCTGTTTTGCTGAGCACTATTGTGCTTGTTATTCATTCTTCTATGACATTGTAAACAGAGGAGAGCAGCTTTGT TGTAAGCATCAACTAGCTGCAAGGCTTGCTTCATCATTGGGAGCATGCATTGAAGTTAAGGTGTCTGATGAACAGTTGGCTCTACTGCTTTCTAAACTCTGA
- the LOC117638524 gene encoding putative receptor-like protein kinase At3g47110: protein MGVLVLRLILIYSFFSTLVYCGSSLPGNETDRLALQAMKAQILQDPHRVLSSWKDSIHFCLWQGVNCSLQHHQRVIRLDLHSQNLVGTISPHIGNLSFLRELHLQNNSFSHEIPPEIWHLHRLQVLRLDNNSLSGSLPVNVSNCLSLINLNVGYNNLVGKISPEISILSKLQSLVLQANHLTGEIPPSLGNLSSLMILGANDNNLKGSIPSSLGQLRNLTNISLASNTLSGSVPPSIYNLSALIAFSLSQNQIQGSILSDLGNTLPNLQYFHIYGNQFTGSIPMSISNATSLVELDISENKLTGQVPNLQNLVNLELLSMGNNNFKGHIPNDIAKLSSLRRLSLQNNALSGSIPSSLGNLTMLTRLLLQGNNLEGSIPSSLGECQRLLLLNLSRNNLGGPIPQHVIGLPSLSISLDLSRNHFVGPFPLKVGQLKSLGALDISDNMLAGELPTSLGSCLSLEVLHLQGNLFKGPIPSSMISLKRIRDLDLSRNNLWGEIPQFLQGFSSLTNLNLSYNEFRGAVPVEGVFNTLSMTSIVGNNWLCGGIAELQLPKCKHSKESKESKGGGLSHRFILVLSISGFLGIAMLLSLIFRRRLRKKKSMETEMTSLENSILQLSYSALLKATDGFSSINLIGVGSFGSVYKGLLLDDDRAQLVAVKVLNLLRRGASKSFIAECEALRNIRHRNLVKILTICSSVDFRGNDFKALVYEFMDNGSLEEWLHPTTPTEEVRDAPKNLNLAQRLDIAIDVACALDYLHNHCGTPIVHCDLKPSNVLLDDGLTGHVSDFGLARFLPKETSNVSANQISSTGIRGSVGYVAPEYGMGSKVTTYGDVYSFGILLLEMFTGKRPTDLMFSEGLNLHNFVKVAFPEGVTQIADPLLLQGDHTRRRTNDTQKKLKCLCLIFQIGIACSVESPRDRKDISHVASELQSFRDILLM, encoded by the exons ATGggggttttggttttaagACTCATCTTAATATACTCATTCTTTAGCACATTAGTCTACTGTGGGAGCTCATTGCCAGGAAATGAGACAGATAGGTTGGCATTGCAAGCCATGAAAGCTCAAATACTGCAAGATCCCCATAGGGTCTTGAGCTCATGGAAAGACTCCATTCACTTTTGCCTATGGCAAGGTGTCAACTGCAGTCTACAGCATCATCAGAGGGTCATTCGGCTAGATCTCCATTCTCAAAATTTAGTGGGAACCATATCCCCACACATAGGCAATCTAAGCTTCTTAAGGGAACTACATCTCCAAAACAACAGCTTCAGTCATGAAATCCCTCCGGAAATCTGGCATTTACACAGATTGCAGGTACTTCGTCTAGACAATAACTCACTTAGTGGCTCTCTTCCTGTCAATGTTTCTAATTGCCTCAGCCTCATCAATCTCAATGTTGGTTACAACAACTTGGTGGGTAAAATATCGCCAGAAATCAGCATCTTGTCGAAGCTTCAAAGCCTTGTTCTGCAAGCTAATCACTTAACAGGAGAAATCCCTCCTTCCCTTGGTAATCTTTCATCTCTGATGATACTTGGTGCAAATGATAACAACTTGAAAGGAAGCATTCCTAGTTCTTTAGGTCAATTGAGAAATTTAACTAATATCTCATTGGCCTCAAATACATTGTCTGGTAGTGTCCCTCCCTCCATCTACAACCTCTCTGCTCTCATTGCTTTTTCCTTGTCACAAAACCAAATTCAAGGGAGCATTCTCTCAGACTTAGGAAACACTCTTCCTAATCTCCAATACTTTCACATTTATGGGAACCAATTTACTGGGTCCATTCCTATGTCAATATCCAATGCCACAAGTCTAGTGGAATTGGATATTTCAGAGAACAAACTAACTGGGCAAGTGCCAAATTTGCAGAACCTGGTTAACTTAGAATTATTGAGCATGGGGAATAACAACTTCAAAGGTCATATCCCCAACGACATTGCGAAACTTTCAAGCCTTAGGAGATTGAGTCTTCAAAACAATGCATTATCAGGGAGCATACCTTCCTCTCTAGGAAATTTAACAATGTTAACCAGACTCTTATTGCAAGGAAATAATCTTGAGGGTAGCATCCCTTCAAGCCTAGGGGAATGCCAGAGGCTGCTTCTTTTGAATCTCTCTCGAAATAACCTTGGTGGCCCAATACCTCAACATGTTATTGGCCTCCCCTCCTTATCAATTTCTTTGGACTTGTCTAGAAACCACTTTGTTGGTCCCTTTCCATTGAAGGTTGGACAGTTGAAGAGTTTAGGGGCATTGGACATTTCTGATAACATGTTAGCAGGAGAACTTCCCACTAGCCTTGGTAGCTGTTTGAGCTTAGAAGTCCTACACTTGCAAGGCAACTTGTTCAAGGGGCCTATTCCTTCTTCTATGATTTCACTGAAACGGATTCGAGATTTGGATCTTTCTCGCAACAATCTGTGGGGTGAAATTCCACAGTTTTTACAGGGGTTTTCGTCCTTGACAAATCTGAACCTATCTTACAATGAATTTCGGGGAGCTGTACCAGTTGAAGGTGTTTTTAACACTCTTAGTATGACTTCAATTGTTGGAAACAACTGGCTCTGCGGCGGCATTGCTGAGCTTCAGCTACCCAAATGCAAACATTCTAAGGAGTCCAAGGAGTCCAAGGGTGGAGGATTGTCTCATAGATTCATTTTAGTACTCTCTATATCCGGGTTTCTAGGAATAGCTATGCTGCTGTCTCTTATATTTCGTCGTCGActaagaaagaagaaaagcatggAAACTGAAATGACAAGTTTGGAGAACTCTATATTGCAACTGTCATACTCTGCTCTCCTAAAAGCAACTGATGGGTTCTCTTCCATTAATTTGATTGGTGTTGGAAGTTTTGGGTCTGTGTACAAAGGCCTacttcttgatgatgataGAGCTCAGCTTGTTGCAGTGAAAGTGCTCAACCTGTTACGCCGGGGAGCTTCTAAGAGTTTCATAGCTGAATGTGAGGCCTTGAGAAATATCAGGCATCGAAATCTTGTCAAGATTTTAACTATATGTTCGAGTGTTGATTTTCGTGGCAACGATTTCAAGGCCCTGGTTTACGAGTTCATGGACAATGGGAGCTTAGAGGAGTGGTTGCATCCAACTACTCCAACAGAGGAGGTAAGAGATGCACCTAAGAACTTAAATCTTGCTCAGAGGCTAGACATTGCCATTGATGTTGCTTGTGCTCTAGATTATCTTCATAACCATTGTGGAACACCAATAGTTCATTGCGATCTAAAGCCAAGCAATGTTCTTTTGGACGACGGATTGACCGGACATGTATCTGACTTCGGACTAGCAAGATTTCTCCCTAAAGAAACTAGTAACGTTTCTGCAAATCAAATAAGTTCCACTGGCATAAGAGGATCAGTTGGTTATGTAGCTCCAG AGTATGGTATGGGAAGTAAGGTGACAACATATGGGGATGTCTACAGCTTTGGCATTCTCTTGCTAGAGATGTTTACAGGCAAGAGACCCACTGATCTCATGTTTAGTGAAGGCTTGAACCTTCATAATTTTGTCAAGGTGGCTTTTCCTGAGGGAGTTACACAAATTGCAGATCCACTACTTCTTCAAGGAGATCACACCAGAAGGAGAACCAATGACACTCAAAAAAAGCTGAAGTGCTTGTGTTTGATCTTTCAAATTGGAATTGCTTGTTCTGTTGAATCCCCAAGAGACCGAAAGGATATTAGTCATGTTGCCTCTGAATTGCAATCCTTTAGGGACATTCTTCTTATGTAG
- the LOC117637628 gene encoding probable protein phosphatase 2C 63, protein MLRSCCRPLERCFGLRCGAGGGGDGLWHMDLKPHASGDYSIAVVQANSNLEDQGQVFTSPSATYVGIYDGHGGPEASRFVNNHLFPYLHKFATEQGGLSPDVIKKAFSATEDEFLRLVKRSLPVMPQIASVGSCCLVGAISDDVLYVANLGDSRAVLGRRVSESKRSAVVAERLSTDHNVGDEQVRKEVEALHPDDAHVVVYTRGVWRIKGIIQVSRSIGDVYLKKPEFNRDPIYQQFLNPVPMKRPVMTAEPSIITRNLKPQDSFLIFASDGLWEQLSDEAAVEIVFKNPRAGIAKRLVRAALHEAAKKREMRYDDIKKIEKGVRRHFHDDITVIVVYLDHHKSSSKHKIKHSTLGSTRAPVDIFSVSADDAEQGLHHIV, encoded by the exons ATGCTGCGCTCGTGCTGCAGGCCGCTTGAGCGCTGCTTCGGATTGCGATGTGGTGCTGGAGGAGGTGGCGATGGGCTTTGGCATATGGACTTGAAGCCCCACGCCTCCGGTGACTACTCGATTGCTGTGGTTCAGGCCAATTCGAATTTGGAAGATCAGGGTCAGGTCTTCACCTCTCCCTCTGCGACCTATGTTGGTATTTATGACGGCCATGGCGGCCCTGAAGCTTCTAGATTCGTCAACAACCACCTCTTTCCTTATTTACACA AATTTGCCACGGAGCAAGGTGGGTTATCGCCGGATGTGATTAAGAAGGCGTTCAGCGCCACTGAGGATGAGTTTTTGCGTCTGGTGAAGCGATCTTTGCCGGTGATGCCGCAAATTGCTTCGGTAGGGTCGTGTTGCCTTGTGGGTGCGATATCGGATGATGTTTTGTATGTGGCCAATCTCGGGGACTCCAGAGCAGTCCTTGGCCGGAGAGTTTCGGAGAGTAAGAGGAGTGCGGTGGTGGCAGAACGCTTGTCCACTGACCACAATGTAGGAGATGAGCAGGTCAGGAAGGAGGTCGAAGCACTCCATCCAGATGATGCGCATGTGGTGGTGTATACTCGTGGGGTTTGGAGAATAAAGGGCATAATTCAG gtgTCAAGATCTATTGGGGATGTTTATCTAAAGAAGCCTGAGTTCAACAGAGACCCAATATACCAGCAATTTCTGAATCCCGTTCCTATGAAGCGGCCAGTGATGACAGCAGAGCCGTCAATCATTACTAGGAACCTTAAGCCACAGGATTCATTTTTGATATTTGCATCAGATGGCCTCTGGGAACAGTTGAGTGATGAAGCAGCAGtagaaattgttttcaaaaacCCTAGAGCT GGTATTGCAAAGAGATTAGTAAGGGCTGCTCTTCATGAGGCTGCAAAGAAGAGGGAGATGAGATATGATGAcataaagaaaattgaaaagggaGTAAGGCGTCACTTCCATGATGACATCACTGTCATTGTAGTCTATCTTGATCACCACAAAAGCTCCTCGAAGCATAAAATTAAGCACAGTACTCTTGGCTCCACCAGAGCACCTGTTGATATTTTCTCGGTTAGTGCAGATGATGCAGAACAGGGTCTGCATCACATCGTTTAG
- the LOC117638526 gene encoding uncharacterized protein LOC117638526 — protein MVPPACLLGPPELHLDHPISTIIKPHEENPPLVKGRSFSSNPPLNPCLEFFFKATIYSDKSRENPDEAMAWDHDPLTTLKLIFCLRMAGRPNKEAFYKSLVVLQIPIDEAKEKEEEERQKLRNSYCYWPRYWSCDWCIDEAKEKEEKEKEEITPVTDVREVRIARAKIAVDRYQNDPEYRLLHNIVSEVFVEILTSDLLSLESGEIEKISSVSKLCPSIDSSYDRETLICENIAKRMFPRHNFEEYKDVEEAHYSYRVRDRLRKQVLGPLRKALECSTAAKQNKKSSSSFKNRKAPIALEIYRKIIGCGVGGGYDESKLSFNICMKLVDMLLRKKTIFNMCFGDQLIFLTRWWPHWRWNMAAVMMRLQTSMAEISPRVAEHREAQELYCCVVCDLPESKRGTLKEMVDFSKIYNQVLQIAIAEGNAKVPKRIFVFTYRDFEKASKNNWVRDFKEALDNYRERGYFNVPHLMFWNLNNPIAKPKEIGRPVKNHNVGTKLTGFSNNLLSLFVKGEIDSRTYAGQVHGAFGGIDVLSGLRLVPKGEVVMKWAV, from the exons ATGGTTCCTCCAGCTTGTCTTCTGGGCCCACCGGAGCTCCACCTTGACCACCCCATTTCCACCATCATCAAACCCCATGAAGAAAACCCCCCACTGGTTAAAGGCCggtctttttcttcaaacccACCCTTAAACCCCTGCCTTGAATTCTTCTTCAAGGCCACTATATACTCTGATAAATCCCGAGAAAACCCTGATGAAGCAATGGCATGGGACCATGATCCTCTCACAACTCTCAAGCTCATATTTTGCCTGAGAATGGCGGGGAGGCCCAACAAAGAAGCCTTTTACAAATCCCTCGT GGTTTTGCAGATACCCATAGAtgaagcaaaggaaaaggaggaggaagagagacaAAAACTTAGGAATAGCTATTGCTATTGGCCTCGCTATTGGTCCTGCGATTGGTGCATAGAtgaagcaaaggaaaaggaggagaaagagaaggaagagatcACACCAGTCACAgatgtcagagaagttcgcaTTGCAAGAGCGAAGATTGCCGTTGATAGGTACCAAAACGACCCAGAATATCGGTTGTTGCACAATATTGTATCCGAGGTGTTTGTGGAAATACTGACATCAGATTTATTGTCTTTGGAGTCGGGTGAGATTGAAAAAATCAGCTCTGTTTCCAAATTATGTCCTTCGATTGATTCGTCTTACGACAGAGAAACTTTGATATGTGAAAACATAGCAAAGAGAATGTTTCCACGCCATAATTTTGAAGAGTACAAAGATGTTGAAGAAGCTCATTATTCTTATAGGGTTCGTGATCGATTGAGGAAACAAGTACTTGGCCCCCTGCGCAAGGCATTGGAGTGCTCAACGGCTGCAAAACAGAACAAGaagtcatcatcatcattcaaGAACCGCAAGGCGCCGATTGCTTTGGAAATCTACAGGAAGATCATTGGTTGTGGTGTTGGTGGAGGCTATGATGAAAGCAAATTGTCATTCAACATTTGCATGAAGCTTGTGGACATGCTTTTACGAAAGAAAACTATTTTCAACATGTGCTTTGGTGACCAGCTAATCTTTCTCACCAGGTGGTGGCCTCATTGGAGATGGAACATGGCGGCTGTGATGATGAGATTGCAGACTTCAATGGCAGAGATTAGTCCACGAGTTGCAGAACACAGGGAAGCTCAGGAATTGTATTGCTGTGTTGTGTGTGATCTCCCGGAGAGCAAGAGAGGGACATTGAAGGAGATG GTGGATTTTTCAAAGATTTACAATCAAGTTCTGCAGATTGCCATCGCTGAGGGTAATGCCAAGGTTCCTAAAAGGATTTTTGTGTTCACATACAGGGATTTTGAGAAGGCCTCTAAGAACAATTGGGTGCGGGATTTTAAGGAGGCCTTGGATAAttacagagagagagggtatTTTAATGTGCCACATTTGATGTTCTGGAATCTTAATAATCCAATTGCTAAGCCTAAGGAGATTGGTAGGCCTGTGAAGAATCACAATGTAGGGACTAAACTCACTGGGTTTTCCAACAATCTGCTTAGCCTTTTCGTCAAAGGCGAGATTGATTCGAGAACATATGCAGGTCAGGTACATGGTGCTTTTGGTGGGATTGATGTACTGTCAGGGCTGAGGCTTGTTCCAAAGGGTGAGGTTGTGATGAAATGGGCAGTTTAA
- the LOC117638527 gene encoding uncharacterized protein LOC117638527, whose product MAPSVCLRGPPELQLYHPTTTIKICQGQFSSSNPCLEFFKATTYSDKPQQNPPVYQQQKDLTEYEAEAWKHDPLTTLKLIFCLRMVGRPNKEAFYKSLLWIHKNHPLTLALNLKVFGQLGWFKDLLEILYRVLQKSIDEAKEKEEEESQKEYWKKRTNYCQKPSKRNYWSDSEEGESDEEEDDESNEEEDDESNEEEDSDEEEEEGEKEESKTVTDVTDVHIARAKSAVDRYQNDLEYRYLHDRVSEVFVEMLTSDLLSLKCCEIEKISSISRFCPSIDSSYDRKTLICENIARRMFPRHNFGEFKDVEEAHYAYRVRDRLRKQVLSPLRKALECLPAVKQNNQSSSLFKKCMALIALEIYSKIIGCGDDGGRDESKLKFKCYMKLVNMLLPEKYIFNMCFGDGLKLPHHVVASLEKDQCGANEIAEVQWRRLVQQLWNKGKLRNCIAVCDVPESRRGSLKEMVCISMGLLASDLSEKPWQGSVFPFSDFPRLHKIKGDNLKSRCEFMRNIVCAEKVNFSKIYNGGLHIATTEKLSNAKMTKSIFVFTYREFDKASKNDWVLDYREAVKNYSKRGHAYVPRLVFWNLRGSIAEPEVIGSHVVKNHNAGMIITGFSNTLLSLFCNGE is encoded by the coding sequence ATGGCTCCTTCAGTATGTCTTCGTGGCCCACCGGAGCTCCAACTTTACCACCCCACGACCACCATCAAAATCTGTCAAGGccagttttcttcttcaaaccCCTGCCTTGAATTCTTCAAGGCCACCACATACTCTGATAAACCCCAACAAAACCCTCCCGTGTATCAGCAGCAGAAGGATCTGACAGAATATGAAGCAGAGGCATGGAAGCATGACCCTCTCACAACTCTCAAGCTCATATTTTGCCTGAGAATGGTGGGGAGGCCCAACAAAGAAGCCTTTTACAAATCCCTCTTGTGGATCCACAAAAACCACCCTCTAACCTTGGCTTTGAATCTCAAGGTTTTTGGGCAATTGGGTTGGTTCAAAGATCTATTGGAAATTCTCTATAGGGTTTTGCAGAAATCCATAGATGAAGCCAAGgaaaaggaggaggaagagagccAGAAAGAGTATTGGAAGAAACGCACGAATTATTGTCAGAAACCTAGTAAAAGGAATTATTGGTCTGACTCCGAGGAAGGCGAAAGCGATGAGGAGGAAGACGACGAAAGCAATGAGGAGGAAGACGACGAAAGCAATGAGGAGGAGGACAGCgatgaggaggaagaggaaggagagaaggaagagagcAAAACAGTCACAGATGTCACAGATGTTCACATTGCCAGGGCTAAAAGTGCGGTTGATAGGTATCAAAACGATTTAGAATATCGATACTTGCATGATCGTGTATCCGAGGTGTTTGTGGAAATGCTGACATCGGATTTATTGTCTTTGAAGTGCTGTGAGATTGAAAAGATCAGCTCTATTTCCAGATTCTGTCCTTCTATTGATTCGTCTTACGACAGAAAAACTTTGATATGTGAAAACATAGCAAGGAGAATGTTTCCACGCCATAATTTTGGAGAGTTCAAAGATGTTGAAGAAGCTCATTATGCTTATAGGGTTCGTGATCGATTGAGGAAACAAGTACTTAGCCCCCTGCGCAAGGCATTGGAGTGCTTACCGGCTGTGAAACAGAACAACCAGTCATCATCATTGTTCAAGAAATGCATGGCGCTGATTGCTTTGGAAATCTACAGCAAGATCATTGGTTGTGGTGATGATGGAGGCCGCGATGAAAgcaaattgaaattcaagtGTTACATGAAGCTCGTGAACATGCTATTACCagagaaatatattttcaacatGTGCTTTGGTGATGGACTAAAGCTTCCTCACCATGTGGTGGCCTCATTAGAGAAGGATCAGTGCGGTGCTAATGAGATTGCCGAGGTTCAATGGCGGAGACTAGTCCAACAGTTGTGGAACAAAGGGAAGCTCAGGAATTGTATTGCAGTGTGCGATGTCCCGGAGAGCAGGAGAGGGTCATTGAAGGAGATGGTTTGCATTTCAATGGGGTTGTTGGCTTCGGACCTCAGTGAAAAACCATGGCAAGGTTCTGTTTTCCCATTCAGCGATTTCCCAAGGCTGCACAAAATCAAAGGAGACAATCTCAAGTCCAGATGTGAGTTCATGAGGAACATAGTTTGTGCTGAGAAGGTGAATTTTTCAAAGATTTACAATGGAGGTCTGCATATCGCCACAACGGAGAAGCTGAGCAATGCCAAGATGACTAAAAGCATTTTTGTGTTCACATACAGGGAATTTGACAAGGCCTCTAAGAATGATTGGGTCCTGGATTATAGGGAGGCTGTGAAGAATTACAGTAAGAGAGGGCATGCATATGTGCCACGGTTggtgttttggaatttgaggGGTTCAATTGCTGAGCCTGAGGTCATTGGTAGCCATGTTGTAAAGAATCACAATGCAGGGATGATCATCACTGGGTTTTCCAACACTTTGCTCAGTCTTTTCTGCAACGGAGAATAG